A region of Fusarium keratoplasticum isolate Fu6.1 chromosome 6, whole genome shotgun sequence DNA encodes the following proteins:
- a CDS encoding DUF4604 domain-containing protein yields MPPKITSKNLSYDNSAPPFLAALRAQAAGATGPDPLLAAQRRSAKKRSSSEEAEDVPLVVDEDGNVVNLEVDKDGIVKEPANHSLDPSAEKESTKEPESKAAIGGRKRKVGKVIGEAAEEPADKEANGKKDKNGDADKEAVKNRKPKKKAKKIKLSFDEDEG; encoded by the coding sequence ATGCCTCCCAAAATAACATCCAAGAACCTCTCTTACGACAACTCGGCACCGCCATTTCTCGCTGCCCTGCGTGCTCAAGCTGCGGGTGCGACTGGTCCTGATCCTCTCCTCGCTGCGCAACGAAGGTCAGCCAAGAAGCGGTCAAGTAgtgaagaggctgaagatgtACCTCTTGTcgtggatgaggatgggaaCGTTGTGAACTTGGAGGTCGACAAGGACGGGATAGTCAAGGAGCCGGCAAATCATTCACTGGATCCTTCAGCAGAAAAGGAATCGACAAAGGAACCGGAGAGCAAGGCAGCCATTGGAGGCCGAAAACGCAAAGTCGGAAAGGTCATCGgtgaagctgctgaagagCCAGCCGACAAGGAGGCCAATGGcaaaaaggacaagaacggAGACGCTGACaaggaggctgtcaagaatCGGAaacccaagaagaaggccaaaAAGATTAAGCTGAGTtttgatgaggacgagggatga